One window from the genome of Musa acuminata AAA Group cultivar baxijiao chromosome BXJ1-4, Cavendish_Baxijiao_AAA, whole genome shotgun sequence encodes:
- the LOC135672483 gene encoding germin-like protein 3-8, giving the protein MESHYTKRPFLLFLSFTVLLVLIRADPDPLQDFCVADLGATVVVNGFPCKPASGVTSDDFFFAGLSREGNTSNIFGSNVTNANVLSFPGLNTLGVSMNRVDVAPGGTNPPHSHPRATELIILLKGRLLVGFISTSNQFFSKVLNPGEMFVVPKGLIHFQYNVGKEKALAITTFDSQLPGVVIASTTLFASNPAIPDDVLAKAFQVDAKVVALIKSKFER; this is encoded by the coding sequence ATGGAGTCGCACTACACGAAGAGAccattcctcctcttcctctccttcaccGTCCTCCTCGTGTTGATCCGCGCTGACCCTGATCCTCTCCAGGACTTCTGCGTCGCCGACCTCGGAGCTACTGTGGTCGTCAATGGGTTCCCGTGCAAGCCCGCGTCCGGAGTCACGTCCGACGACTTCTTCTTCGCCGGACTGTCCAGGGAGGGCAACACCAGCAATATCTTCGGGTCCAACGTGACCAACGCCAACGTGCTCAGCTTCCCGGGGCTCAACACCCTCGGCGTCTCCATGAACCGCGTCGACGTCGCCCCCGGCGGCACCAACCCGCCCCACAGCCACCCGAGGGCCACCGAGCTCATCATCCTCCTCAAGGGCCGGCTGCTGGTGGGGTTCATCAGCACCAGTAACCAGTTCTTCTCCAAGGTCCTGAACCCCGGCGAGATGTTCGTGGTGCCCAAGGGGCTCATCCACTTCCAGTACAACGTCGGCAAGGAGAAGGCGCTCGCCATCACCACCTTCGACAGCCAGCTCCCCGGAGTAGTGATCGCCTCCACCACCCTGTTCGCATCGAATCCGGCGATTCCCGACGATGTGCTGGCCAAAGCTTTTCAGGTGGACGCGAAGGTCGTCGCTCTCATCAAGTCCAAGTTTGAGAGATAA